The following coding sequences are from one Acidimicrobiales bacterium window:
- a CDS encoding HemK/PrmC family methyltransferase codes for MNFDRHGVAERLARAGSVRADEEAGALLAASGDGAALEDLVARRLRGEPLEWVVGWASFAGRRFALDPGVYVPRPQSEELARRAIGARSGRTGGRVVDIGTGSGALAATISAAVPSAVVIGTDLDPGAVACARRNGVVAVRTDLADGLRSGSFDIVVSVAPYVPTDAIRFLPRDVQDFEPRLALDGGPDGLAVVRRVVAAAGQLLRPGGQLLVELGGEQVDALGPDLARLGFTATETWTDGDGDVRGLVSTRGATSSTGQ; via the coding sequence ATGAACTTCGACCGCCACGGCGTCGCGGAACGCCTCGCGCGTGCCGGCTCGGTGCGGGCCGACGAGGAAGCCGGCGCGCTGCTGGCGGCGTCTGGGGACGGAGCGGCACTCGAGGATCTCGTGGCCCGCCGGCTGCGTGGCGAGCCTCTCGAGTGGGTCGTCGGCTGGGCCAGCTTCGCGGGTCGCCGCTTCGCGCTCGATCCCGGGGTGTACGTGCCGCGACCGCAGTCGGAGGAGTTGGCACGGCGAGCCATCGGCGCGCGGTCGGGGCGAACGGGTGGTCGGGTGGTCGACATCGGTACGGGGAGCGGGGCACTTGCCGCCACCATCTCGGCGGCGGTGCCCAGCGCGGTCGTGATCGGCACGGACCTCGACCCGGGTGCGGTGGCGTGCGCGCGCCGCAACGGCGTCGTGGCCGTGCGCACCGACCTGGCCGACGGTCTCCGGTCAGGGTCGTTCGACATCGTGGTGAGCGTGGCGCCGTACGTGCCCACCGACGCGATCCGCTTCTTGCCGCGTGACGTGCAGGACTTCGAGCCGCGCCTCGCGCTCGACGGCGGCCCCGACGGCCTCGCCGTCGTCCGCCGCGTCGTGGCCGCGGCCGGCCAGCTCCTCCGCCCCGGCGGCCAGCTCCTGGTGGAGCTCGGCGGCGAGCAGGTCGACGCGCTCGGGCCCGACCTCGCGCGTCTCGGCTTCACGGCGACCGAGACGTGGACCGACGGCGACGGCGACGTGCGCGGCCTCGTCAGCACGCGAGGAGCCACGTCCAGCACCGGCCAGTGA
- a CDS encoding alpha/beta hydrolase domain-containing protein, with amino-acid sequence MIVLRRVVHRRGQTATIGLFATLLLAAACSSSGSNGRRAERPTPMSSTTTPRPAGPAADLSPLTGGKGVFIGSALTYDLAGHGYVQREYAAAGTAASYKAAGELAEDGEWTFQPDASAPYRTRVLVRAPKDAKRFSGNVVVEWLNVSGGVDADPEWSSLHEEIMRNGDIWVGVSAQRIGVMGGPVLVGVNVPGAEAAGKGLVKIDPARYGTLSHPGDGFAFDIFTQVARALRAGSGLDGAEPEHLIAAGESQSAYAMVTYYDGVQPLTRAFDGFFVHSRGAGYLPIVGADQAADIASAIGRKPARFRDDLDAPVLDLQSESDITGILNSYAARQPDSAKFRLWEVAGTAHADQHLLGATASYVKCGVPINNGPFHLVAKAALRALTTWITDGKTPPDTARRLEVAGNPPAVQRDSLGIALGGIRTPPVDVPVAALSGQPGPNPSTICLLLGSTNPIPAAELAKRYPSRDAYLQDYRTDADKVIAAGYVLPQDRSALLAYADPSLVQG; translated from the coding sequence ATGATCGTGTTGCGTCGTGTCGTGCATCGCCGGGGCCAGACAGCGACCATCGGGTTGTTCGCCACGCTGCTGCTCGCCGCAGCCTGCTCCAGCAGCGGGAGCAACGGCCGCAGAGCAGAGCGCCCCACTCCGATGTCGTCGACCACCACACCTCGACCCGCCGGCCCGGCCGCGGACCTGTCCCCGCTGACCGGCGGCAAGGGGGTGTTCATCGGGTCTGCGCTGACATACGACCTGGCCGGCCACGGCTACGTGCAACGGGAGTACGCCGCGGCAGGCACGGCCGCGTCGTACAAAGCGGCAGGCGAGCTCGCCGAGGACGGCGAGTGGACCTTCCAGCCCGATGCGTCGGCCCCTTACCGCACCCGCGTGCTGGTGCGGGCACCCAAGGACGCCAAGCGGTTCAGCGGCAACGTCGTCGTCGAGTGGCTGAACGTCAGCGGCGGCGTCGACGCCGATCCCGAGTGGTCGAGCCTCCACGAAGAGATCATGCGCAACGGCGACATCTGGGTCGGCGTGTCCGCGCAGCGGATCGGGGTGATGGGCGGGCCCGTGCTCGTGGGGGTCAACGTGCCCGGCGCGGAAGCCGCCGGCAAGGGCCTGGTCAAGATCGACCCGGCGCGCTACGGCACGCTGTCGCACCCCGGCGACGGCTTCGCGTTCGACATCTTCACGCAAGTGGCGAGGGCCCTGCGCGCCGGGTCCGGGCTCGACGGCGCCGAGCCCGAGCACCTCATCGCGGCAGGTGAGTCACAGTCGGCCTACGCCATGGTCACGTACTACGACGGCGTGCAACCGCTCACGCGCGCGTTCGACGGGTTCTTCGTGCACAGCCGCGGCGCTGGCTACCTGCCGATCGTCGGCGCCGACCAGGCTGCGGACATCGCCAGCGCCATCGGCCGCAAGCCCGCGCGCTTTCGCGACGACCTCGACGCGCCGGTGCTCGACCTCCAATCGGAGTCCGACATCACGGGGATCTTGAACTCGTACGCAGCCCGCCAGCCCGACAGTGCCAAGTTCCGGCTGTGGGAAGTGGCCGGCACCGCCCACGCCGACCAGCACCTCCTCGGGGCCACTGCGTCGTACGTGAAGTGCGGGGTCCCCATCAACAACGGCCCGTTCCACCTTGTGGCGAAGGCGGCCTTGCGCGCGCTCACCACGTGGATCACCGACGGCAAGACGCCACCCGACACCGCCCGTCGCCTCGAAGTGGCCGGTAACCCGCCCGCCGTGCAACGCGACTCGCTCGGCATCGCCCTTGGCGGTATCCGCACCCCGCCCGTCGACGTGCCGGTGGCCGCGCTTTCGGGCCAACCGGGGCCGAACCCGTCCACCATCTGCCTGCTGCTCGGCTCGACCAACCCGATCCCCGCCGCCGAGCTCGCCAAGCGGTACCCGAGCCGCGACGCGTACTTGCAGGACTACCGGACCGATGCCGACAAGGTCATCGCTGCCGGCTACGTGCTGCCCCAAGACCGCAGCGCGCTCCTGGCTTACGCCGACCCCTCGCTGGTCCAAGGCTGA
- a CDS encoding SDR family oxidoreductase, whose protein sequence is MKTVVVGASSGLGRCIGTGLAARGAQVALLARRHDRLVDAAKDAGPGSLAIACDVTDPDSCRAAVDEAAAGLGGIDAVVYTPAIGPLARITDVDPETWHRVFDTNVVGAASITAAALPHLQESHGVAAYLSSVSASTTDPWPGLASYTVTKAALNKLIDAWRAEHPTVGFSRITVGDCIGGEGPGMTEFASGWDMDLMMELHPIWQERSLLAGCFIDIDDLVTTVHHVLSAGASVAIPSVIVQPRPQS, encoded by the coding sequence ATGAAGACGGTCGTGGTGGGCGCATCGAGTGGGTTGGGCCGCTGCATCGGGACGGGGCTCGCCGCCCGCGGGGCGCAGGTCGCACTGCTGGCACGGCGCCACGATCGGTTGGTCGACGCAGCCAAGGACGCCGGGCCGGGCAGCCTGGCCATCGCCTGTGACGTCACCGACCCCGATTCGTGCCGCGCCGCCGTCGACGAAGCGGCCGCAGGCCTCGGCGGCATCGACGCCGTCGTCTACACGCCGGCGATCGGTCCGCTCGCCCGCATCACCGACGTCGATCCCGAGACGTGGCACCGGGTGTTCGACACCAACGTCGTGGGCGCCGCGTCGATCACCGCCGCAGCGCTCCCCCACCTGCAGGAGTCGCACGGCGTGGCGGCCTACCTCTCGTCGGTGAGCGCGTCGACCACCGACCCCTGGCCCGGCCTCGCGTCGTACACGGTCACCAAAGCCGCGTTGAACAAGCTGATCGATGCCTGGCGCGCCGAGCACCCGACCGTTGGCTTCTCGCGCATCACCGTGGGCGACTGCATCGGTGGCGAAGGGCCGGGGATGACCGAGTTCGCCTCCGGGTGGGACATGGACCTGATGATGGAGCTGCACCCGATCTGGCAGGAGCGGTCGCTGCTGGCGGGTTGCTTCATCGACATCGACGACCTCGTGACCACCGTGCACCACGTGCTGTCGGCCGGTGCGAGCGTGGCGATCCCGTCGGTGATCGTGCAGCCACGCCCCCAGAGCTGA
- a CDS encoding DUF427 domain-containing protein, producing the protein MTRTRWWRRWCRSTGSRRPRRTDGRPVPGRQGRRCSTRVLVSRAVQPMTQVAPGAQPIAATRPFPYRVRAWWGDRPVADSTAALRLEVAGDAPILCFPADDVELSVFRHDTASVTCPVKGVVEQWSTDRLDPGAGAASTGTGASWGESPVADATDGSGVLWAFTDPPEPLAALAGRVAFDHDRVRVEVVDAVAGTPERDVTTKWFPTWGDAADLLEVMDVRPIGEHRYVTVIRDDHRRPVVEASQMLGQAIVAAGRCAPGRRVVSSHLVALRAADARAPLELQLHPAGEGRTFTTFTVDVTQGDRRCAVGMLLLDVTAGDVIAHAAAPPEVAGPYDSVPHDMGVTGRDLRVVDAAYTDDPDAPVGPPVLDAWVRFRELPDDPPLHAGLLAQFTGHMSIAAALRPHAGIGQRDAHRTFSTAVNAISLSLHADIRADRWLLYHHLSTFAGDGMTHSECRVHDEAGRLLASFSVDGMVRPFARVDAARDDRTAL; encoded by the coding sequence ATGACACGAACACGGTGGTGGCGTCGGTGGTGCCGATCGACAGGATCTCGCCGACCTCGCCGGACGGATGGCCGCCCGGTGCCCGGCCGTCAAGGTCGTCGCTGTTCGACACGGGTGTTAGTTTCGCGCGCCGTGCAGCCGATGACGCAGGTGGCACCCGGTGCCCAGCCCATCGCAGCGACGCGTCCCTTCCCGTACCGGGTGCGCGCATGGTGGGGAGACCGACCGGTGGCCGACAGCACGGCCGCGCTGCGCCTGGAAGTCGCTGGCGACGCGCCCATCCTCTGCTTCCCTGCGGACGACGTCGAGCTCTCCGTGTTCCGTCACGACACGGCATCGGTGACATGTCCGGTCAAGGGCGTGGTCGAGCAATGGAGCACCGACCGGCTCGATCCCGGAGCGGGCGCGGCCAGTACCGGGACCGGCGCGTCATGGGGTGAGTCGCCGGTGGCGGATGCGACGGACGGCAGCGGTGTGCTGTGGGCGTTCACCGACCCTCCGGAGCCCCTCGCCGCGCTGGCCGGCCGGGTGGCGTTCGACCACGACCGGGTGCGCGTCGAAGTGGTCGACGCGGTGGCGGGCACCCCCGAGCGTGACGTCACCACCAAGTGGTTCCCCACGTGGGGGGACGCCGCGGATCTGCTCGAGGTCATGGATGTCCGCCCCATCGGCGAGCACCGTTACGTGACCGTGATCCGCGACGACCACCGCCGTCCGGTGGTCGAGGCAAGCCAGATGCTCGGCCAGGCGATCGTGGCTGCGGGCCGCTGTGCGCCAGGCCGCCGGGTCGTGTCGTCGCACCTGGTGGCGCTGCGGGCCGCCGACGCCCGCGCGCCGCTCGAGCTGCAGTTGCACCCGGCGGGCGAGGGGCGCACGTTCACGACGTTCACCGTCGACGTGACCCAAGGCGACCGGCGCTGCGCGGTCGGCATGCTGTTGCTCGATGTCACTGCGGGCGACGTCATCGCCCACGCGGCTGCCCCGCCCGAGGTCGCGGGCCCGTATGACAGCGTCCCTCACGACATGGGGGTCACGGGACGTGACCTTCGGGTGGTCGACGCGGCCTACACCGACGACCCCGACGCTCCGGTCGGGCCGCCGGTCCTCGACGCCTGGGTCCGGTTCCGCGAGCTGCCCGACGATCCGCCGTTGCACGCCGGATTGCTGGCGCAGTTCACCGGACACATGTCGATCGCGGCTGCGCTGCGCCCGCACGCCGGCATCGGCCAACGTGATGCCCACCGCACCTTCTCCACGGCCGTCAACGCGATCTCGCTGTCGCTGCACGCCGACATCCGCGCCGACCGCTGGCTGCTGTATCACCACCTGTCGACGTTCGCCGGCGACGGCATGACCCACTCGGAGTGCCGGGTGCACGACGAAGCGGGCCGCCTGCTGGCTTCGTTCTCGGTCGACGGGATGGTTCGCCCGTTTGCCCGGGTCGACGCGGCGCGCGACGACCGCACGGCGCTGTGA
- a CDS encoding amidohydrolase family protein: MARTLDFPIFDADNHLYETKDAFTRHLPKQYREAIRYVEVEGRTKIVVRGTISDYIPNPTFEVVARPGAQEEYFRIGNPEGKSFREVIGEPMRAPAAFREPAPRLELMDELGVDRTLMFPTLASLLEERLRDDPVTTHVVIHALNEWLYETWQFNYEDRIFTTPVITLPIVEKAIEELEWAVERGAKTVLIRPAPVPGFGGSRSFAYPEFDPFWQAVVDHDILVSMHASDSGYARYQADWTGPQEMLPFRLDSFRMLTMGKRAAEDTAAAMTCHGLLTRFPDLRIAFIENGADWVIPFLEHLADVHRKVPQMFEEDPVEAFKRNVYISPFHEDHLDKIIETLGIDHVLFGSDYPHPEGLAEPCSYADHLPADMPHDDIAKIMGGNLANIMRVPVTV; encoded by the coding sequence ATGGCACGTACGCTCGACTTCCCGATCTTCGACGCCGACAACCACCTCTACGAGACGAAGGACGCCTTCACCCGGCATCTGCCCAAGCAGTACCGAGAAGCGATCCGCTACGTCGAGGTCGAGGGCCGCACGAAGATCGTCGTGCGCGGCACGATCAGCGACTACATCCCGAATCCCACCTTCGAGGTCGTCGCACGTCCCGGAGCGCAGGAGGAGTACTTCCGCATCGGCAACCCCGAGGGGAAGTCGTTCCGTGAGGTGATCGGCGAGCCGATGCGTGCACCCGCCGCCTTTCGCGAGCCGGCCCCACGCCTCGAGCTGATGGACGAGCTCGGCGTCGACCGCACTTTGATGTTCCCGACCTTGGCGAGCCTGCTCGAGGAGCGGCTGCGCGACGACCCGGTGACCACGCACGTGGTGATCCACGCCCTCAACGAGTGGCTGTACGAGACGTGGCAGTTCAACTACGAGGACCGCATCTTCACGACCCCCGTGATCACGTTGCCGATCGTCGAGAAGGCGATCGAGGAGCTCGAGTGGGCCGTGGAGCGCGGTGCCAAGACGGTGTTGATCCGGCCTGCTCCGGTGCCCGGCTTCGGCGGCTCCCGCTCGTTCGCGTACCCCGAGTTCGACCCGTTCTGGCAGGCCGTGGTCGACCACGACATCCTCGTGTCGATGCACGCGTCGGACAGCGGTTACGCCCGCTACCAGGCTGACTGGACCGGCCCGCAGGAGATGTTGCCGTTCCGCCTCGACAGCTTCCGGATGCTCACGATGGGCAAGCGAGCGGCGGAGGACACGGCGGCGGCCATGACCTGCCACGGGCTGCTCACCCGGTTCCCCGACCTGCGGATCGCGTTCATCGAAAACGGCGCCGACTGGGTGATCCCCTTCCTCGAGCACCTCGCCGACGTGCACCGCAAGGTGCCGCAGATGTTCGAGGAGGACCCGGTGGAGGCGTTCAAGCGCAACGTCTACATCAGCCCGTTCCACGAGGATCACCTCGACAAGATCATCGAGACGCTCGGCATCGACCACGTGTTGTTCGGGTCCGATTACCCCCATCCCGAGGGCCTCGCCGAGCCGTGCTCGTACGCCGACCACCTGCCGGCCGACATGCCCCACGACGACATCGCCAAGATCATGGGCGGCAACCTCGCCAACATCATGCGCGTCCCTGTCACCGTCTGA
- a CDS encoding amidohydrolase family protein translates to MQMDDMILVSIDDHMVEPPDMYQNHVPAKWLDKAPRVERNDQGNDEWVFQGQRTSTSFGMAATVGWPREEWGFNPGSYTELRPGCFDVHQRVRDMDANGVLASMCFPTMAGWNARTFTESGDKEIAQIMLQAYNDWVLDEWCAAYPGRFIPLCIVPMWDVELAAKEVERVAKKGCRSISFLETPHVQGFPSFLSGYWDPMMKMMSDHDVVLSLHIGAGFDVIKRPPEAPVDHLMVLACQISAITAQDLLFGPTLRQFPDLKVALSEGGIGWIPFYFDRIDRHFQNQAWLHGGDDFGGKLPSEVFRDHILACYITDPSGLLLRDRIGVDIIAWECDYPHTDTTWPESPEFAWREFQDAGCSDADIHKITWENSTRFFGWDPFAHTPKDQATVGALRARSADVDTTRRSRAEWRERNEAAGIGVF, encoded by the coding sequence ATGCAGATGGACGACATGATCCTGGTCAGCATCGACGACCACATGGTCGAGCCACCGGACATGTACCAGAACCACGTGCCGGCCAAGTGGCTCGACAAGGCTCCGCGCGTCGAGCGCAACGACCAGGGCAACGACGAGTGGGTCTTCCAGGGCCAGCGCACCTCCACTTCGTTCGGCATGGCCGCCACGGTCGGCTGGCCGCGAGAGGAGTGGGGGTTCAACCCTGGCTCGTACACGGAGCTGCGGCCCGGCTGCTTCGACGTGCACCAGCGCGTCCGCGACATGGATGCCAACGGCGTGCTCGCCTCGATGTGCTTCCCGACCATGGCGGGATGGAACGCCCGCACCTTCACCGAGTCGGGCGACAAGGAGATCGCCCAGATCATGCTCCAGGCGTACAACGACTGGGTGCTCGATGAGTGGTGCGCCGCGTACCCGGGCCGGTTCATCCCGCTGTGCATCGTTCCGATGTGGGACGTCGAGCTGGCGGCCAAGGAAGTCGAGCGGGTGGCCAAGAAGGGCTGCCGCTCGATCAGCTTCCTCGAGACGCCCCACGTGCAGGGCTTCCCCAGCTTCTTGTCGGGCTACTGGGACCCGATGATGAAGATGATGTCGGACCATGACGTCGTGCTGTCGCTCCACATCGGCGCCGGCTTCGACGTCATCAAGCGACCGCCCGAAGCACCCGTCGACCACCTCATGGTCCTGGCCTGCCAGATCAGTGCCATCACGGCGCAGGACCTGCTGTTCGGCCCCACGCTGCGCCAGTTCCCCGATCTCAAAGTGGCGCTGTCCGAAGGCGGCATCGGCTGGATCCCGTTCTACTTCGACCGCATCGATCGACACTTCCAGAACCAGGCATGGCTGCACGGCGGCGACGACTTCGGTGGCAAGCTGCCGTCGGAGGTCTTCCGCGACCACATCCTTGCCTGCTACATCACCGACCCGTCCGGCTTGTTGCTGCGAGACCGCATCGGCGTCGACATCATCGCCTGGGAGTGCGACTACCCGCACACCGACACGACGTGGCCCGAGTCGCCCGAGTTCGCCTGGAGAGAGTTCCAGGACGCCGGCTGCTCCGACGCCGACATCCACAAGATCACCTGGGAGAACAGCACCCGGTTCTTCGGTTGGGACCCGTTCGCGCACACCCCGAAGGACCAAGCCACAGTCGGCGCGCTGCGGGCTCGCTCGGCCGACGTCGACACGACCCGCCGCTCGCGCGCCGAGTGGAGGGAACGCAACGAGGCCGCCGGCATCGGCGTCTTCTGA
- a CDS encoding acyl-CoA dehydrogenase family protein, giving the protein MAWDFETDPDYQARLDWVEEFVREEVEPLDHAFPHLQFVPLDETRRKIIDPLKEEVRRQGLWATHLGPELGGQGYGQLKLALLNEILGRSQWAPIVFGCQAPDTGNAEIIAHYGTPEQKERYLQPLLDGEIFSSYSMTEPHAGADPTQFTTQAVQDGDEWVINGWKYFSSNAKTAAFLIVMAVSNPDVSPYKGMSMFLVPTDTPGVRIERNVGLYGEPMNEGSHALIHYDNVRVPAASLLGGEGQAFVIAQTRLGGGRIHHAMRTIGMSQRAIDMMCERALSRETQGSLLADKQFVQGYIAESYAQLAQFRLFVLNTAWKIDKYNDYQRVRKDIATAKVVMPTVLHDIAWRAMQVHGALGTTNEMPFFGMIHGAGVMGLADGPTEVHKVTVARQVLRDYEGTEGMWPTEWIPGKVEAARAKYAAYLEHEVGNL; this is encoded by the coding sequence ATGGCGTGGGACTTCGAGACTGATCCCGACTACCAGGCACGACTCGACTGGGTCGAGGAGTTCGTGCGGGAGGAAGTCGAGCCGCTCGACCACGCGTTCCCGCACCTGCAGTTCGTCCCGCTCGACGAGACCCGCCGCAAGATCATCGACCCGCTCAAAGAGGAAGTCCGCCGGCAAGGTCTGTGGGCCACCCATCTCGGGCCCGAGCTCGGCGGGCAGGGCTACGGCCAGCTCAAGTTGGCGCTGCTCAACGAGATCCTCGGCCGCTCGCAGTGGGCCCCGATCGTGTTCGGTTGCCAGGCACCCGACACCGGCAACGCCGAGATCATCGCCCACTACGGCACCCCCGAGCAGAAGGAGCGCTACCTCCAGCCGCTGCTCGACGGCGAGATCTTCTCGAGCTACTCGATGACCGAGCCGCACGCCGGGGCCGACCCCACCCAGTTCACGACCCAGGCTGTGCAAGACGGCGACGAGTGGGTCATCAACGGCTGGAAGTACTTCTCCTCGAACGCCAAGACGGCCGCGTTCCTCATCGTGATGGCCGTCTCGAACCCCGACGTGAGCCCGTACAAGGGCATGTCGATGTTCCTGGTCCCGACCGACACCCCTGGCGTGCGCATCGAGCGCAACGTCGGCCTGTACGGCGAGCCGATGAACGAGGGTTCGCACGCGTTGATCCACTACGACAACGTGCGGGTGCCGGCCGCGTCGCTGCTCGGCGGCGAAGGACAGGCGTTCGTGATCGCCCAGACCCGCCTCGGCGGTGGCCGGATCCACCACGCCATGCGCACGATCGGCATGTCGCAACGGGCGATCGACATGATGTGCGAGCGGGCGCTCAGCCGCGAGACCCAAGGCAGCCTGCTCGCCGACAAGCAGTTCGTGCAGGGCTACATCGCGGAGTCGTACGCGCAGCTCGCCCAGTTCCGCCTGTTCGTCCTCAACACCGCGTGGAAGATCGACAAGTACAACGACTACCAGCGCGTGCGGAAGGACATCGCCACCGCCAAGGTCGTCATGCCGACCGTGCTGCACGACATCGCGTGGCGTGCCATGCAGGTGCACGGCGCGCTGGGGACCACGAACGAGATGCCGTTCTTCGGGATGATTCACGGCGCGGGGGTCATGGGGCTCGCGGACGGGCCCACTGAAGTGCACAAGGTGACGGTGGCGCGCCAAGTGCTGCGTGACTACGAAGGCACCGAGGGCATGTGGCCCACCGAATGGATCCCCGGAAAGGTCGAGGCCGCGCGCGCCAAGTACGCCGCGTACCTCGAGCACGAGGTCGGCAACCTCTAG
- a CDS encoding acyl-CoA dehydrogenase family protein: protein MSNAPTDHGSGESLDAFRRRARAWIEDNLERSTANVMTLRNDRNEEEELAAVDYDRQLQRRLFDAGLAGICFPREYGGQGLSPAHQAALNEELSGFETPSRLQAPTHSPCAAVILDFGSEEQKRRHLPAILRGEEIWMQLLSEPSGGSDVAGALTSATRDGDEWVLNGSKIWTTGAWWADWGLCLARTNWDVPKHRGLTVFMLPLRQPGIEVHRIEMLNGNKEFCQEFMTDVRVPDADRVGEVDDGWTVGTRWMFHERMLHNSPYVTFPSDLVHGGLGAATFVALARDVGRLDDPGVRDLIGEARMFDLVRDAAHRRLRDGIATGAMSDQAAAVSRLFTAEATARKTSIAFEIAGGAGAAWSDDDGSAAGVGIDYLMRQVTAIGGGTTEMARNVISERVLGMPRERSLDRDVPFRDVPRGPSSGSPG from the coding sequence GTGAGCAACGCGCCCACGGACCACGGGTCCGGCGAGAGCCTCGACGCCTTCCGCCGGCGCGCACGGGCGTGGATCGAGGACAACCTCGAACGCTCCACTGCCAACGTGATGACGTTGCGCAACGATCGCAACGAGGAAGAGGAGCTCGCCGCAGTCGACTACGACCGCCAGCTCCAGCGCCGCCTGTTCGACGCGGGGCTCGCCGGAATCTGCTTCCCGCGCGAGTACGGCGGCCAGGGGCTCAGCCCCGCGCACCAAGCCGCGCTGAACGAGGAACTGTCGGGTTTCGAGACCCCCTCGCGCCTCCAAGCGCCCACGCACTCGCCGTGCGCGGCGGTGATCCTCGACTTCGGTTCCGAGGAGCAAAAGCGCCGTCACCTGCCGGCCATCTTGCGAGGCGAGGAGATCTGGATGCAGCTGCTGTCGGAGCCGAGCGGGGGCTCCGACGTGGCGGGGGCGCTGACCAGCGCCACCCGCGACGGCGACGAGTGGGTCCTCAACGGTTCGAAGATCTGGACCACCGGTGCGTGGTGGGCCGACTGGGGACTGTGCCTTGCGCGCACGAACTGGGACGTGCCGAAGCACCGAGGCCTGACCGTCTTCATGTTGCCGCTACGCCAGCCCGGCATCGAGGTGCACCGCATCGAGATGCTCAACGGCAACAAGGAGTTCTGCCAGGAGTTCATGACCGACGTGCGGGTGCCCGACGCCGACCGCGTCGGCGAGGTCGACGATGGCTGGACGGTCGGCACGCGGTGGATGTTCCACGAGCGGATGCTCCACAACTCGCCGTACGTCACCTTCCCATCCGACCTGGTGCACGGCGGGTTGGGCGCCGCGACGTTCGTCGCCTTGGCCCGCGACGTGGGTCGGCTCGACGATCCCGGCGTGCGTGACCTGATCGGCGAGGCGCGGATGTTCGACCTGGTGCGGGATGCCGCCCACCGCCGGTTGCGCGACGGGATCGCGACGGGCGCGATGTCCGACCAGGCGGCGGCCGTGAGCCGGCTGTTCACGGCCGAGGCGACGGCGCGCAAGACGTCGATCGCGTTCGAGATCGCCGGCGGCGCAGGGGCGGCGTGGTCCGACGACGACGGGTCGGCCGCCGGTGTCGGGATCGACTACCTGATGCGCCAGGTCACCGCCATCGGCGGTGGCACCACGGAGATGGCTCGCAACGTGATCAGCGAGCGGGTGCTCGGCATGCCCCGGGAGCGCTCGCTCGACCGCGACGTGCCGTTTCGCGACGTGCCACGTGGCCCGTCGTCGGGCTCGCCGGGCTGA
- a CDS encoding acyl-CoA dehydrogenase family protein, translating to MLIQPNGDQAFLRETTDRFLTDRAGVADLRALRHDPAGFTPDYWRQGAELGWTSLLVDEAHGGGAVSDHGLVDLTLIAYEFGRHAAPGPLIGANLAACALSSSTDAGHLAALHDQLSGAALVSWFAASGAERRGGDTASVTITPAGDDLVLTGIARPVEAGGRATHVVVAGRTGDGLTQLLVPADAEGLTVEPLQSVDLTRRFARLRFDEVRMPATALIGAVGEAGEQVGRQLQMAGVLLAAESVGAMQRAFDMTVEWAFDRYSFGRPLASYQALKHRFADMLMWLEGSHAIADEAAAAVARGQADAVELVSAAQAYIGTYGTELLQECVQLHGGIGITFDHDLHLYLRRVTVNAAVCGTAAEHRQRLADIAEQNEGSAA from the coding sequence GTGCTGATCCAGCCGAACGGCGACCAGGCGTTTCTCCGCGAGACGACCGATCGTTTCCTCACCGATCGGGCAGGCGTCGCCGACCTCCGGGCGTTGCGCCACGACCCTGCAGGGTTCACCCCCGACTACTGGCGCCAAGGGGCCGAGCTCGGCTGGACGTCGCTGCTCGTCGACGAGGCACACGGTGGCGGCGCGGTCAGCGACCACGGGCTGGTCGACCTCACGTTGATCGCCTACGAGTTCGGCCGTCACGCCGCGCCCGGACCGCTGATCGGCGCCAACCTGGCGGCCTGCGCGCTGAGCTCGTCGACCGACGCGGGTCATCTGGCAGCGCTGCACGATCAGCTGTCGGGTGCGGCGCTCGTCTCGTGGTTCGCGGCCTCGGGTGCAGAGAGACGAGGTGGCGACACGGCCTCGGTCACGATCACGCCCGCGGGCGACGACCTCGTGCTCACGGGCATCGCGCGGCCGGTCGAAGCCGGTGGCCGAGCCACGCACGTCGTGGTCGCGGGCCGCACCGGCGACGGTCTCACGCAGCTCCTGGTGCCCGCCGACGCGGAGGGCCTCACCGTCGAGCCGCTCCAGTCGGTCGACCTCACCCGGCGTTTCGCGCGGTTGCGCTTCGACGAGGTGCGGATGCCGGCCACGGCGCTCATCGGCGCGGTTGGCGAGGCCGGTGAACAGGTCGGCCGGCAGCTGCAGATGGCTGGCGTCCTGCTGGCCGCGGAGTCCGTCGGCGCCATGCAGCGAGCGTTCGACATGACCGTCGAGTGGGCGTTCGACCGCTACTCGTTCGGGCGTCCGCTGGCGTCCTACCAAGCCCTCAAGCACCGCTTCGCCGACATGTTGATGTGGCTCGAAGGAAGCCACGCCATCGCCGACGAAGCGGCCGCCGCGGTCGCGCGGGGACAGGCCGACGCGGTCGAGCTGGTCAGCGCCGCGCAGGCATACATCGGCACGTACGGAACGGAGCTGTTGCAGGAGTGCGTGCAGCTCCACGGCGGCATCGGGATCACGTTCGACCACGACTTGCACCTCTACTTGCGGCGCGTCACGGTCAACGCGGCGGTCTGCGGCACAGCTGCCGAGCATCGCCAGCGGCTGGCGGACATCGCCGAACAGAACGAGGGGAGCGCAGCGTGA